A window from Azoarcus sp. DD4 encodes these proteins:
- a CDS encoding single-strand selective monofunctional uracil-DNA glycosylase, which yields MTANALIAAARQLSDAVDAMRFGAPVSHVYNPLSYAWDIHRNYLARYGEGHKRVVFLGMNPGPFGMAQIGVPFGEIGTARDWLGLEGPVGQPALSNPKRPVEGFACKRSEVSGQRLWGLFRARFGTPEAFFADHFVANYCPLAFFEDGRNLTPDKLPAAEQRPLLAACDAHLRTLAEVLAPEWVIGIGAWAEQRAAQALTGLPLRLGRILHPSPASPAANRGWAEAASRQLETLGIWDPAR from the coding sequence ATGACTGCCAACGCCCTGATTGCCGCCGCTCGACAACTCTCCGACGCGGTAGACGCGATGCGCTTCGGCGCCCCCGTCAGCCACGTCTACAATCCGCTCAGCTACGCGTGGGACATACACCGCAACTACCTCGCGCGTTACGGCGAAGGACACAAGCGAGTGGTCTTCCTGGGCATGAACCCCGGCCCCTTCGGCATGGCACAGATCGGCGTGCCGTTCGGCGAGATCGGCACCGCGCGCGACTGGCTCGGCCTCGAAGGCCCTGTCGGCCAACCCGCGCTGAGCAACCCGAAGCGACCGGTGGAGGGCTTTGCCTGCAAGCGCTCCGAAGTCAGCGGCCAGCGTCTGTGGGGCCTGTTCCGCGCCCGTTTCGGCACGCCCGAAGCCTTCTTCGCCGACCACTTCGTCGCCAACTACTGCCCGCTCGCCTTCTTCGAGGATGGGCGCAATCTCACGCCAGACAAGCTGCCTGCGGCCGAACAGCGCCCCCTGCTCGCGGCTTGCGACGCCCATCTGCGCACCCTGGCGGAAGTGCTCGCGCCCGAGTGGGTGATAGGCATCGGCGCCTGGGCGGAACAACGCGCAGCCCAAGCGCTGACCGGCCTGCCGCTCAGGCTGGGCCGCATCCTCCACCCGAGCCCGGCCAGTCCGGCCGCCAACCGCGGCTGGGCGGAAGCGGCCAGCCGCCAGCTCGAGACCCTGGGCATCTGGGATCCGGCAAGATGA
- the can gene encoding carbonate dehydratase — protein sequence MTPDIDQLFSNNKAWSERMHNEDPEFFSRLANQQTPEYLWIGCSDSRVPANQIIGLAPGEVFVHRNVANVVVHTDLNALSVIQYAVDVLRVKHILVVGHYGCGGVKAALNNNRLGLIDNWLRHVQDVRDRHEALLTAIPDPSERVDRLCEFNAMQQVVNICQTSVLREAWARGQKVNVHAWCYGLKDGLVHDLGIDASSRDEALDQYRDAVAQLKTA from the coding sequence ATGACCCCAGATATCGATCAATTGTTCAGCAACAACAAGGCCTGGTCCGAGCGCATGCATAACGAGGACCCGGAGTTCTTCAGCCGGCTGGCCAATCAGCAGACGCCCGAATACCTGTGGATAGGCTGCTCCGACAGCCGCGTGCCGGCCAACCAGATCATCGGGCTGGCACCGGGCGAGGTCTTCGTTCACCGTAACGTCGCCAACGTGGTGGTGCACACCGACCTCAACGCACTGTCGGTCATCCAGTACGCGGTGGACGTACTGCGGGTAAAGCACATTCTGGTCGTCGGCCACTACGGCTGTGGCGGCGTGAAGGCCGCGCTGAACAACAACCGTCTCGGCCTCATCGACAATTGGCTGCGTCATGTCCAGGACGTGCGCGACAGGCACGAAGCCTTGCTGACGGCGATCCCGGATCCGTCGGAGCGGGTAGACCGCCTGTGCGAATTCAATGCCATGCAGCAGGTGGTGAACATCTGCCAGACCTCGGTCCTGCGCGAAGCCTGGGCACGCGGCCAGAAGGTGAATGTCCACGCCTGGTGCTACGGCCTCAAGGACGGCCTGGTGCACGATCTCGGCATCGATGCCAGCAGTCGCGACGAAGCACTCGACCAGTACCGCGATGCTGTCGCACAGCTGAAGACCGCCTGA